From the genome of Lentilactobacillus buchneri, one region includes:
- a CDS encoding PTS transporter subunit IIC, translated as MSGSKVWPAASAVAFGTQVGAIIIPLGLGINILMLLTKTTQTLNIDLWNYWHFAFIGSIVSIATRSFLWGVFAATITIIVTLVGADRSQKKVEEFYGEDLKGVSLPQAFCVSFIPFAIAVNWIVERIPGLNKVDFDAKKLEKRFGLFGDPILLGVIIGIILGLLAKYPMAKTLQLGIILSAVMVLIPKITGMFIEGLNPISTRSQELVSKKFKGRAFNIGMTPALVIGHPTTLVVSLLLVPTILFLSVIVPGNEFLPLASLSGLIYIFPLVLPYTKGNVLRSFLVGLVSLVAGVLSATALASIFTSAVRMVQSNLIPAGTSSVASIDFAASPLAWIVYEFTANLTLVGPIVIAVITLGLMVWNRKKIAANDVQKSVKEPAAVHSETTN; from the coding sequence CTGTCAGGATCAAAGGTCTGGCCAGCTGCTTCTGCTGTTGCCTTTGGAACCCAGGTTGGTGCGATCATCATCCCACTAGGTCTTGGAATCAACATCCTAATGTTATTAACCAAGACAACCCAAACCTTGAATATCGACTTGTGGAACTACTGGCATTTTGCCTTCATCGGATCAATCGTTTCGATCGCAACCAGAAGTTTCCTGTGGGGCGTGTTTGCCGCGACCATCACCATCATCGTAACCTTGGTTGGTGCCGACCGTTCACAGAAAAAAGTTGAAGAATTCTATGGTGAAGATTTAAAGGGGGTATCACTTCCCCAGGCATTCTGTGTCAGCTTCATTCCATTTGCTATCGCTGTTAACTGGATTGTTGAAAGAATTCCTGGTCTCAACAAAGTTGACTTCGATGCCAAGAAACTTGAAAAGCGCTTCGGACTGTTCGGGGATCCAATCCTACTTGGTGTGATCATCGGAATCATTCTTGGTCTGCTTGCCAAATATCCAATGGCTAAGACTCTTCAATTAGGAATTATCTTGAGTGCCGTTATGGTATTGATTCCAAAAATTACAGGTATGTTTATTGAAGGTTTAAACCCGATCTCGACCCGTTCTCAAGAACTAGTCAGCAAGAAGTTCAAAGGCCGAGCCTTCAACATTGGTATGACTCCAGCTTTGGTAATTGGTCACCCAACCACTTTGGTCGTATCACTTCTGTTGGTTCCAACTATTCTCTTCTTATCAGTAATCGTCCCAGGTAACGAATTCCTACCACTTGCCAGTCTATCTGGATTGATTTACATTTTCCCATTGGTTCTTCCATACACCAAAGGAAATGTTTTACGATCATTCCTAGTTGGTTTGGTCAGCCTGGTTGCCGGAGTCCTTTCAGCCACTGCACTAGCCTCAATCTTCACTTCAGCTGTTCGGATGGTGCAATCAAACTTGATTCCAGCCGGCACATCATCAGTTGCAAGTATTGATTTTGCAGCTAGTCCACTGGCATGGATCGTTTATGAATTCACTGCCAACTTGACTTTAGTTGGACCAATCGTCATCGCTGTAATTACCTTAGGTCTGATGGTTTGGAACCGCAAAAAGATTGCTGCCAATGACGTTCAAAAGTCAGTAAAAGAACCAGCTGCAGTCCATTCTGAAACGACAAATTAA
- a CDS encoding acetoin reductase yields MTKVAMITGGAQGIGAEIARHLSKKGYDIAIGDLPQQKEKAQAVITEVASAGQKAVFIPVDVTNQANVAKAVDDAASQLGGFDVMVNNAGVARVDKFEDIKPEDLEFSFKINVFGVIYGIQAAAKKFKELGVPGKIINASSIAGMRAFPVWATYSATKAAVISITQAAANEFAADHITVNAYAPGVVGTTGMWDEIDRKMSEINGKPLGQNKKDFIGTIPLGRTVEPNDIANIVEFLASPEADFITGQAYAVDGGGLL; encoded by the coding sequence ATGACAAAAGTAGCAATGATTACCGGTGGTGCCCAAGGCATCGGTGCAGAGATCGCGCGTCATCTATCAAAAAAAGGATACGATATTGCAATCGGTGATTTACCACAACAAAAGGAAAAGGCTCAAGCTGTTATTACCGAGGTGGCTTCAGCTGGCCAAAAGGCTGTCTTTATCCCCGTCGATGTTACCAATCAGGCGAATGTTGCCAAAGCTGTTGACGATGCAGCCAGCCAACTTGGTGGCTTTGATGTCATGGTCAACAATGCCGGGGTAGCAAGAGTTGACAAATTTGAAGATATTAAGCCGGAAGACCTCGAATTTAGTTTTAAAATCAACGTCTTTGGTGTCATCTATGGTATCCAAGCTGCAGCCAAAAAATTTAAAGAACTTGGCGTTCCTGGTAAAATCATCAACGCCTCGTCAATTGCCGGAATGCGTGCCTTCCCTGTTTGGGCAACCTATTCAGCAACTAAAGCAGCCGTTATTAGCATCACTCAAGCTGCTGCGAACGAATTCGCTGCCGATCACATCACTGTTAACGCCTATGCGCCCGGAGTTGTTGGTACGACTGGCATGTGGGACGAAATCGACCGGAAGATGTCAGAAATTAACGGGAAGCCGCTTGGACAAAACAAGAAAGACTTCATTGGTACCATCCCACTAGGTCGAACTGTTGAACCCAACGATATTGCAAACATCGTGGAATTCTTAGCTAGTCCGGAAGCTGATTTTATTACTGGCCAAGCTTATGCCGTTGACGGCGGTGGATTGCTTTAA
- a CDS encoding NADP-dependent glyceraldehyde-3-phosphate dehydrogenase — protein MDIVKNDVTTYPAYFAGNWQASESNKTIAIQSPWRHETIGRVQAVTQSEVDQVIEAARKAQKPWAKLSLSERGAYLNKWADELDNQKDDLATAVMDEVGKNYKAAKGEVVRTINLIRYTVQEALHMHGESVRGDGFPGGSKEKLGIIERVPLGVVLAISPFNYPVNLSASKIAPALMAGNAVIFKPATQGSISGIKMIQALDKAGLPKGLLSLVTGHGSEIGDYLTEHSGINMISFTGSTRTGKRLSQKSIMIPLVLELGGKDPAIVCSDADLDVTVKNIIGGAFSYSGQRCTAVKRVLVDDKIADQLVAKLKTAVENLSVGSPADNSTIVPLIDNKAADFVSNLIDDALDKGATLVTGNHRDGNLLTPTLLDNVTQDMDVAWIEPFGPVLPIIRVHSLDEAIKIANKSNFGLQASVFTQDIDKALEAAGAIEVGTVQVNGRPSRGPDNFPFLGVKASGMGTQGVHNSILSMSREKLTVVNLRP, from the coding sequence ATGGACATCGTCAAAAATGACGTAACCACTTATCCGGCATATTTTGCTGGTAACTGGCAAGCCAGTGAATCCAATAAGACCATTGCAATTCAGTCGCCATGGCGGCACGAAACGATCGGTCGGGTTCAGGCTGTTACCCAATCAGAGGTTGATCAAGTGATTGAGGCTGCTCGGAAGGCGCAAAAGCCCTGGGCGAAGTTATCATTAAGTGAGCGAGGTGCCTACTTAAATAAGTGGGCCGACGAACTTGATAATCAAAAGGACGACTTGGCAACTGCTGTGATGGACGAAGTTGGTAAGAATTACAAAGCCGCTAAAGGCGAAGTCGTTCGTACGATTAACTTGATTCGCTACACTGTTCAGGAAGCCTTACATATGCACGGCGAGAGTGTCCGTGGTGATGGCTTTCCAGGCGGTTCAAAAGAAAAATTAGGGATTATCGAACGGGTCCCGCTTGGCGTTGTTCTCGCCATTTCGCCATTTAACTACCCAGTTAATTTGTCAGCTTCCAAGATTGCTCCAGCATTGATGGCAGGTAATGCAGTCATCTTCAAGCCGGCCACTCAGGGTTCAATTAGTGGCATTAAGATGATTCAAGCGCTCGACAAAGCTGGGCTTCCAAAGGGCTTGTTAAGTCTGGTTACGGGTCATGGTTCTGAAATTGGCGATTATCTCACGGAGCATTCCGGCATTAACATGATCAGTTTTACCGGAAGTACCAGAACCGGTAAACGATTATCCCAAAAATCAATTATGATTCCACTCGTTCTGGAACTTGGTGGAAAGGATCCGGCAATTGTCTGTTCGGACGCCGATTTAGATGTCACCGTCAAGAACATTATCGGTGGGGCATTCTCGTATTCAGGTCAACGTTGTACTGCCGTTAAGCGGGTTTTGGTTGACGACAAGATTGCCGATCAGTTAGTTGCCAAATTAAAAACGGCCGTTGAAAACTTGAGCGTGGGCTCGCCAGCCGACAACAGCACCATCGTTCCTTTAATTGACAACAAGGCAGCCGACTTTGTTTCAAACCTAATCGATGATGCGTTGGACAAGGGCGCTACCCTGGTTACCGGCAACCACCGCGATGGTAATTTATTGACGCCAACTTTATTGGATAATGTCACCCAAGACATGGACGTTGCCTGGATCGAGCCATTTGGGCCGGTCTTGCCGATCATCCGGGTTCATTCATTGGATGAAGCCATCAAGATTGCTAACAAGTCCAACTTTGGTCTGCAGGCCAGTGTCTTCACCCAGGATATTGACAAGGCCTTGGAAGCTGCTGGCGCCATTGAAGTTGGAACGGTTCAAGTGAATGGTCGCCCATCAAGAGGACCTGACAACTTCCCATTCTTGGGGGTTAAGGCATCCGGAATGGGAACTCAAGGCGTTCACAATAGTATTCTTTCGATGTCACGGGAGAAGTTGACGGTTGTTAACTTGCGACCTTGA
- a CDS encoding MarR family winged helix-turn-helix transcriptional regulator, which produces MERKMILKDIGYLAQDISILHRQYYKDTGKFFKEQQLNPTAACILLTINDNAEINQNQVAKSLVIDKGLATREIKKMQALGYLTKTAGSGKSIILSLTAAGQQVIPTIQAIRKNWWEERFADTGIQPDSPLVSAIEKVVDSIVDESLE; this is translated from the coding sequence ATGGAAAGGAAAATGATTTTGAAAGATATTGGCTACCTTGCACAGGATATTTCAATTTTGCACCGGCAGTATTACAAGGATACCGGTAAGTTTTTTAAGGAGCAGCAGCTGAATCCAACGGCTGCCTGTATTTTATTGACGATTAATGATAATGCCGAGATTAATCAGAACCAGGTGGCCAAGTCGTTAGTGATCGATAAGGGACTGGCGACTCGAGAAATTAAAAAGATGCAGGCACTGGGTTATTTGACGAAAACAGCCGGGAGCGGCAAATCAATCATCTTGAGTCTCACGGCTGCCGGCCAGCAGGTGATTCCAACCATCCAGGCGATTCGGAAAAACTGGTGGGAGGAACGGTTTGCGGACACTGGGATTCAGCCCGATAGCCCGTTAGTGAGTGCGATTGAGAAGGTTGTTGACTCGATTGTGGATGAGAGTTTGGAGTGA
- the alsS gene encoding acetolactate synthase AlsS, with protein MTNKKRGSQALIQSMINQQVQYVFGIPGAKVDQLFEDLQYSDQPNAPKLIVTRHEQNAAFIAAGIGRLTGKPGVVATTSGPGVSNLVTALMTATAEGDPVVALGGQVPRDDLARYTHQSIPSKELMSVASKSSVEVQDSNNLSEAFTNAYSTAISGKPGASFLSLPADVLSGEVTRPEMQQLQAPEQTQTSAKTLDQIINLLKNAKLPVILAGMRASSPAVTEALHQLLAKVSLPVVETYQGAGAISHEFEADYFGRVGLFRNQIGDTLLKQSDLVIAIGYDPVEYEARNWNVEHNDQIINIDTVAPELTVDYQPDMVIESDIAGTLSALTDALPASYHLPKTAVDQLTKLRSEFDGQSTTATTAKPGTMHPLDIVNTLQEKVDDDTTVTVDIGSHYIWMARHFRIYRPRHLLFSNGMQTLGVSLPWAIAAKLVRPDEKVISVSGDGGFLFSGQELETAVRLKLNIVQLIWNDGYYDMVKFQEEAKYGKNAGVKFGPVDYVKYAESFGAKGFRATNSEELANALDQAQQAAGPVIIDIPVDYSDNIELKSALLPDILN; from the coding sequence ATGACAAATAAAAAACGTGGTTCACAAGCTTTAATTCAATCCATGATCAATCAACAGGTTCAATATGTATTCGGCATCCCTGGTGCCAAAGTCGATCAGTTATTCGAAGATCTCCAGTACAGCGACCAGCCCAATGCACCAAAATTGATCGTCACTCGGCACGAACAAAATGCCGCCTTCATTGCAGCTGGCATCGGCCGTTTGACAGGTAAACCGGGAGTAGTGGCCACCACCTCCGGCCCCGGGGTTTCCAACTTGGTTACGGCCCTAATGACAGCAACCGCTGAAGGTGATCCCGTGGTTGCATTGGGCGGACAAGTTCCCCGCGACGATCTTGCCCGTTACACCCACCAAAGCATCCCCAGCAAAGAATTGATGAGCGTTGCTTCCAAAAGCAGCGTTGAAGTCCAAGATTCCAACAACCTTTCCGAAGCCTTCACCAACGCCTACAGCACAGCCATTTCGGGCAAGCCCGGCGCTTCCTTTCTTTCCCTACCCGCAGACGTCTTAAGCGGCGAAGTCACCCGCCCGGAAATGCAACAACTGCAAGCACCCGAGCAGACTCAAACATCCGCCAAAACCCTTGACCAGATTATTAATTTACTGAAGAACGCCAAGCTCCCAGTTATCCTGGCAGGCATGCGGGCTTCTTCTCCAGCGGTCACAGAGGCCTTGCACCAACTGCTGGCAAAAGTATCGTTGCCAGTAGTTGAAACCTACCAAGGTGCCGGCGCCATTTCTCACGAATTTGAAGCGGATTACTTTGGCCGGGTTGGCCTGTTCAGAAATCAAATCGGCGACACCCTGCTCAAGCAAAGTGATTTGGTTATCGCAATCGGTTATGATCCAGTGGAATACGAGGCCCGCAACTGGAACGTGGAACACAATGACCAAATTATCAATATCGATACGGTGGCCCCGGAGTTGACCGTCGATTATCAACCGGATATGGTAATTGAATCAGACATTGCCGGAACCCTGTCGGCCTTAACCGATGCTCTGCCAGCAAGCTACCACCTTCCGAAAACAGCAGTCGATCAACTCACCAAACTGCGATCAGAATTTGACGGTCAAAGCACCACTGCAACAACTGCCAAGCCCGGTACCATGCATCCACTTGATATCGTCAATACGCTGCAGGAAAAAGTCGACGACGATACCACGGTGACGGTGGATATCGGCAGTCATTATATTTGGATGGCGCGTCACTTCCGAATTTATCGCCCGCGTCATTTACTGTTCAGCAACGGTATGCAGACACTGGGTGTGTCACTGCCATGGGCCATTGCCGCCAAATTGGTGCGACCCGATGAAAAAGTCATCTCCGTCTCCGGCGATGGCGGCTTCCTGTTCTCAGGTCAGGAACTTGAGACTGCCGTGCGATTGAAGCTAAACATCGTTCAGCTCATCTGGAATGACGGTTACTATGACATGGTGAAATTCCAAGAAGAAGCCAAGTATGGTAAGAATGCCGGCGTGAAGTTCGGCCCGGTTGATTACGTGAAATACGCTGAAAGCTTTGGTGCCAAGGGCTTTCGGGCAACCAACTCCGAGGAATTAGCCAATGCCCTTGATCAGGCACAACAGGCAGCTGGACCGGTCATCATCGACATTCCAGTTGACTACAGTGACAACATTGAACTCAAATCAGCTCTATTACCAGACATCCTAAACTAG